Genomic segment of Williamwhitmania sp.:
CAAACCACAAACTTTCTATACACCTTGGCCGATAGCCTGTCGCGTGAGGACACGGGCGTTGCACTTAACTTGTCGAAAGGGAAATACATGTTCTTTTTTGGTTCCGACCAGTATAGCTTTTATAGCGCTGGTGTTCCCAGCATACTTTTCTTTAGGGGGTTGCACGCAGATTATCACCGGCCCACCGATACACCCGATAAATTGAATTACTCCTCCATGGTTAGGATAGTTCACCTTGCTTATGATACTGTATGGAATTTGTCGTGTCGCAACCAAATTCCAAAAAATTTAGGTGCCAAGTAGAGGAGACAAAAACCAAATGCTATATTTGCTCAGTAAATATCCAATTAGGTGACGCTCCCGGAAGGAAAATATACGCCAGATGAACTCAAGTGGTTTAGGAATCTTTTTGATACCTACTACGAGAGTCTTAGGAACTTTGCCTACTTCAAGGTTGGGGATGCTGCATTGGCTGAAGACATAGTGCAGGAGGCTTATATTAAGGTGTGGTCAATGCGCGACGATGTTAGAAACGAAACCGTTAAGGCCCTGCTCTACAAAATCGTTGGGAATCTCGCGTTGAATCAGTTGAAGCACCGGAAGGTAGTTTACAATTTTGAAAACACTTACGATCATGACTCTCAGAGTGAGGCGGCTGATTCAGCAATTCTTACTGAAGAGTTTAACCAGGAGCTGCAGCAGGTGATTGCCTCTATTCCGGAGAAGGCTAGGGTTGTTTTTTTACTCAGCCGGATTGATGGATTGACCTACGATGAAATCGCGGAAAGGCTCGATCTCAGTGTAAAAGCCATTGAAAAGAGAATGTCTGAAGCCCTAAAAATTGTTAGGGCAAAAATAAGTTATAAGTTATGAGAGTCGACAACGATAAAAATAACCTTACGCCAAATACGAAAGGCGAGGAGGCTCTGGATAGAGCCCTAAGGTCGTTGTCGTCATGGACGGCTCCAGCCACTAAGAGCAAGGAGGAGGCATGGATGCAGCTGCTTTCTCAAATTGAGGAGACGGAGAGCATACAAGAGGAGCTGCCTGATGCACCTACTATTTCCATTGGCAGGCGCTTTGCACGCTATGGAATGGCTGCCGCCGCTCTAGTTTCAATTATTCTAGTTTCAGTATTTTTGCTATACCTAACTGGGAGTAAACAAATTGTTGCGCCAAGAGGAATGGTTGCCAGTGCTATGCTACCGGATGGTTCTGAGGTTAAGCTGAATGCCGATTCCAAAATTACCTACAGCAAGTTGGGCTGGGATAAACATCGTATTGTTTCCCTGCAGGGAGAGGCGCTTTTTCATGTAACCAAAGGCGATAAATTTGAGGTCCATACCGCGTTGGGCTTTGTGAGAGTGCTTGGTACCAAGTTCAATGTATCCGATCGTGATGGAAAGTTGCAGGTTGATTGCCTTGAGGGCAAGGTTGCTGTTTTTCTGAAAGATGGCGACGATCAAGTGCTGAATGGTGGTGAAATACTAAAAGCTGATGGGTCATCCGTTGTTCGGTCACAACTGAACCCTTCAATCGACGTTACATGGGTGCATGGTGAATTTTTTTACGAAGCGGCACCACTCGTAGATGTGTTTGCGGAGTTGGAACGCCAGTTTAATGTTCAAATCAACTCAACCAATATCTCAGGAAGAACCTATACGGGCTTTTTTAGAAAGGGAAATCTGAAGGAGGCACTTGATATGGTATGTGTTCCAATGGGACTTAAGTATACGGTGCAGGGAAGCATTGTGACTATTCGGTAGGGTAATTTGCTCTTTTCTTGTATTCATTGTGAGAAGATTTATGGTTGTGAGGAAGCAAATTTTGATACTCATATTGCTCTTTGGTATTGCTGGATATGTCCAATCACAAACCATTTCAGCATCCTTTACCAATTCGCCATTAAATGTTGTGCTCGAGCGTATTGCCACCGATTGCCAAGTGAAGTTGGCATACGACAACGACCTTATCAGCCAATATACTGTAACTGTAACCTATACAAATGCCTCACCCGATGATGCAATTAAAGAGGCCATTGCTGCATTGGCTTTAAGTTTTGTTGAGATTAATGGGGTATACGTGTTGAAGCCCGACCCGATTAAACAACAGCAATTGCTTGCCATGGCTGCCCAAGAGCTGCCCCCCCCCCCTAAGTTTAGGGTTCTGGGTTTGGTTAAAGAAAAATTGTCGGGAGAATCACTTCCCTATGCCAACGTTGTGTTTGTTGGAACTTCCAATGGTGTAGCCGCAAATAGTGACGGATATTTCAGCATAATTACGCAGCAAGCCGATTCCCTGCTGCTTTCGGTAAGCTATATAGGTTACCTTCCCAAGGAGGTGAAAATATCACCATCTTCCCAACGGAATGTTCTTGTGGTGGAGCTCGAACCTCAAACTTCAACTGTTTCGGAGGTGGTTGTGGCTGCACCCCGATCTGAAGTTGTTCAAACAGAGGTGGAGCCTTCGCGTATGCGGCTTAACTCCAATCGACTTACCGATCTTCCGTCACTGACAGAGTTGGATATTGCAGCACCCTTGCAATTGCTCCCTGGTATTGATGGCACTACTGAAACCTCTGCCGGTTTGAATATTCGCAAGTCAAGTTCTGATAAGAATCTCGTTCTCTACGATGGGTTTACCATTTACCAAATCGACCATTTTTTTGGCGCATTCAGCAGC
This window contains:
- a CDS encoding FecR domain-containing protein, with product MRVDNDKNNLTPNTKGEEALDRALRSLSSWTAPATKSKEEAWMQLLSQIEETESIQEELPDAPTISIGRRFARYGMAAAALVSIILVSVFLLYLTGSKQIVAPRGMVASAMLPDGSEVKLNADSKITYSKLGWDKHRIVSLQGEALFHVTKGDKFEVHTALGFVRVLGTKFNVSDRDGKLQVDCLEGKVAVFLKDGDDQVLNGGEILKADGSSVVRSQLNPSIDVTWVHGEFFYEAAPLVDVFAELERQFNVQINSTNISGRTYTGFFRKGNLKEALDMVCVPMGLKYTVQGSIVTIR
- a CDS encoding RNA polymerase sigma-70 factor; the encoded protein is MTLPEGKYTPDELKWFRNLFDTYYESLRNFAYFKVGDAALAEDIVQEAYIKVWSMRDDVRNETVKALLYKIVGNLALNQLKHRKVVYNFENTYDHDSQSEAADSAILTEEFNQELQQVIASIPEKARVVFLLSRIDGLTYDEIAERLDLSVKAIEKRMSEALKIVRAKISYKL